In the Paraflavitalea devenefica genome, one interval contains:
- a CDS encoding gamma-glutamyltransferase family protein — MRSLCIFLLIVIASAAAFTQPTQKPPLHGKHWMAITGKPLAATAGSIIFQRGGNAVDAACAMLAATCTMWDVLSWGGETQALIYNPKTKKVIGLNALGIAPTGATAAFFKGKGYDFPPEYGPLAATTPGTPGGLCYMLAEYGTMSLKEVLAPAMQLAAGYPIEAQTANSMERGKARIKEWPYSKAVFLTHPGEKREAPEAGEIFVQRDLLATLQKMVDAEQAALQQKKSRKEAIMAAYDRFYKGDIAKEFVRGSKEQGGLITLEDLAKWKPLWEEPLQTNYKGIDVYKLQQWTQGPLLLQSLNILEQFDLKKMGYNSAQYINTLYQALSLAFADRDFYYGDPYKAPEEPIKGLLSKAYAQERAKLINPGKNNAQIGPGDPYPYEGKTNPYVGLLQQRGFIMDTSGGRRHFVPAHDVRTGSTWPSTLSPDDMAARQEAADDSAYQDRLWRGTTSVEAADEQGWVVSITPSGGWLPACIAGHTGVGMSQRMQSFVLDSTLNPFNVVHPGQRPRVTLTPSLALKDGKPFLSFAVQGGDTQDQNLLQCFLNMVEFGMTAQEAAEAANINSNQLWLSLGGTKIADRQPKPGHLLLHDKTPEAVRTALKQMGYTLTFDDRTSGPINLIFFDWKHGSFWGGSSNHGEDYGIGW, encoded by the coding sequence ATGAGGTCCCTGTGCATCTTCCTGCTTATTGTTATCGCTTCTGCTGCGGCCTTTACGCAGCCCACCCAAAAGCCGCCACTGCATGGCAAACACTGGATGGCCATTACCGGTAAGCCATTGGCTGCCACCGCCGGCAGCATTATCTTCCAGCGCGGAGGCAATGCTGTAGATGCTGCCTGCGCCATGCTGGCCGCCACCTGTACGATGTGGGATGTATTGAGCTGGGGTGGCGAAACACAGGCGCTGATCTATAACCCCAAAACAAAAAAAGTGATTGGCCTGAATGCGCTGGGCATAGCGCCCACCGGCGCCACCGCCGCCTTTTTTAAAGGCAAGGGCTATGATTTCCCGCCCGAATATGGTCCGCTGGCAGCTACCACGCCCGGTACACCGGGTGGTCTTTGCTATATGCTGGCCGAATACGGAACGATGAGCCTGAAAGAAGTGCTGGCGCCAGCCATGCAATTGGCAGCCGGCTACCCTATAGAAGCGCAAACGGCCAACAGCATGGAACGCGGTAAAGCACGCATTAAAGAATGGCCGTATAGTAAAGCGGTTTTCCTCACCCACCCGGGAGAGAAAAGAGAAGCGCCCGAAGCAGGAGAGATCTTTGTACAACGCGATCTATTGGCCACCCTGCAAAAGATGGTGGATGCCGAGCAGGCTGCCTTGCAACAAAAGAAGAGCCGGAAGGAAGCGATCATGGCAGCTTATGACCGTTTTTATAAAGGCGATATTGCCAAAGAGTTTGTACGCGGCAGTAAGGAGCAGGGCGGACTGATCACCCTGGAAGACCTGGCCAAATGGAAACCGCTGTGGGAAGAACCACTACAAACAAATTATAAGGGCATAGACGTATATAAACTGCAGCAATGGACGCAAGGCCCCCTGTTATTGCAAAGCCTGAATATACTGGAGCAGTTTGACCTGAAGAAGATGGGCTACAACAGTGCCCAATATATTAATACCCTGTACCAGGCATTGAGCCTCGCTTTTGCCGACCGTGATTTTTATTATGGCGATCCCTATAAAGCGCCGGAAGAACCGATCAAAGGATTGCTTAGTAAAGCCTACGCACAGGAACGCGCCAAACTGATCAACCCCGGTAAGAACAATGCACAGATCGGCCCCGGCGATCCCTATCCTTATGAAGGGAAAACGAATCCTTACGTTGGGTTGCTGCAACAAAGGGGCTTTATTATGGATACCAGCGGAGGCCGCCGCCATTTTGTACCGGCGCATGATGTACGGACAGGCAGTACCTGGCCCTCTACCCTTTCTCCGGATGACATGGCTGCCCGCCAGGAAGCGGCTGACGACTCTGCCTACCAGGACCGTTTATGGCGCGGCACCACTTCCGTAGAAGCGGCCGATGAACAGGGCTGGGTCGTATCCATTACACCCAGTGGCGGCTGGCTGCCGGCTTGTATTGCCGGGCACACAGGCGTAGGTATGAGCCAGCGCATGCAAAGTTTTGTACTCGACTCTACCCTCAACCCTTTTAATGTAGTACATCCCGGCCAACGGCCACGGGTAACCCTGACGCCCTCACTCGCATTGAAAGATGGTAAACCCTTTTTATCCTTTGCCGTACAGGGCGGCGATACACAGGACCAAAACCTGCTGCAATGTTTCCTGAATATGGTAGAGTTTGGTATGACCGCACAGGAAGCAGCAGAAGCCGCCAATATCAACAGCAACCAACTCTGGTTATCGCTGGGCGGCACGAAAATAGCAGACCGCCAGCCAAAACCAGGCCACCTCTTATTGCACGACAAAACACCCGAAGCCGTACGTACGGCATTGAAGCAGATGGGTTATACCCTTACGTTTGATGACCGTACCAGTGGCCCCATTAACCTGATCTTTTTCGACTGGAAGCATGGCAGCTTCTGGGGCGGCAGCAGCAATCACGGAGAAGACTACGGGATTGGATGGTGA
- a CDS encoding tetratricopeptide repeat protein, with the protein MLKKLFKALRGKEASDIDLSLGYSRLPEFKTLLTQGNYAAFETAYEGLTWDAKSLLNEGIGLDAANAGLIEQWVEQRPDSYIAHLFAGVSKTCLAWIARTGALGSAVSEERAQQFFDLLEEAFDYLQRADELNPDDAEIYARMIRVCMGLQAEHATAASYFEAAKQLVPNHLIAHLMMINFLNPKWRGSLEEMQTFASTMYAETGSSLLVTLPLFSLTEEWLYYDINDEKQKKANFFKDPAVKETIRNLYAGYREEEDGKLLIPYVYNYFSFLFYMTGEQELARTTAQKIIGKMTVYPWTYIGIENNKELQQTLKR; encoded by the coding sequence ATGCTGAAGAAGTTATTTAAAGCCCTCAGGGGTAAAGAAGCATCGGATATTGACCTTTCGCTGGGATATAGCCGCCTGCCTGAATTCAAAACCCTGCTGACACAGGGTAATTATGCAGCCTTTGAGACAGCATACGAAGGCCTGACCTGGGATGCCAAAAGCCTGTTGAATGAAGGCATTGGCCTGGATGCTGCCAATGCCGGGCTGATAGAACAATGGGTGGAGCAACGCCCTGATTCGTATATAGCCCACCTTTTTGCCGGTGTATCCAAAACCTGCCTGGCCTGGATAGCGAGAACCGGCGCCCTGGGATCGGCCGTATCGGAAGAAAGGGCACAACAATTCTTCGATCTGCTGGAAGAAGCATTTGATTATTTACAAAGGGCCGATGAATTGAATCCTGATGACGCGGAGATATACGCCCGGATGATCAGGGTATGTATGGGACTGCAGGCCGAACACGCTACTGCTGCCAGTTATTTTGAAGCAGCAAAGCAACTGGTGCCCAACCACCTGATCGCCCATTTAATGATGATCAATTTCCTGAACCCCAAATGGCGGGGCAGCCTGGAAGAGATGCAAACATTTGCCAGCACAATGTATGCTGAAACAGGCAGCAGCCTGCTGGTGACACTTCCACTTTTTTCGCTGACGGAAGAATGGCTGTATTATGATATAAATGATGAAAAACAGAAGAAAGCCAATTTCTTTAAAGACCCGGCAGTAAAGGAAACCATCAGGAATTTATATGCCGGTTACCGGGAAGAGGAAGATGGCAAACTACTGATCCCTTATGTATATAATTATTTTTCTTTCTTGTTCTATATGACCGGTGAACAGGAACTGGCACGTACCACAGCGCAGAAGATCATCGGCAAAATGACAGTGTATCCCTGGACGTATATTGGTATAGAAAACAATAAAGAGCTGCAGCAAACCCTAAAGCGGTGA
- a CDS encoding D-2-hydroxyacid dehydrogenase, which produces MIAFIYKQLSDQANQYLTANLPEGIQAVFRTSLKPDECYPAFMQADFILGNPPRGWFNTLPPQLKCWHLASAGFSEYEGMVAPVPVVNMGDFFARPCAETIVGGVLAFCRGIHTLTKLQSAKDWQGEKVRTSLRLLGDQQAIVLGAGAIGLHVKEMLQGFGCTVRMTARTNPAADIHSLEELMAALPQTTLLINTLPGSAGKYVSADMLNALPPQAIYASVGRGETTDEEALITALNNGKLAGAVLDVTEEEPLPVNSPLWDMDNVILTQHTGGGKADELTGIARQFISNLHHFLKKEPLENPVELSRGY; this is translated from the coding sequence ATGATAGCTTTTATATACAAGCAACTCAGTGATCAGGCCAATCAGTACCTCACAGCCAATCTTCCGGAAGGCATACAGGCTGTTTTCCGTACATCCCTGAAGCCTGATGAATGCTACCCCGCATTTATGCAGGCCGATTTCATACTGGGTAATCCACCGCGCGGCTGGTTCAACACATTACCGCCGCAGCTTAAGTGCTGGCACTTGGCTTCTGCCGGCTTCAGTGAATATGAAGGCATGGTGGCACCGGTGCCGGTAGTCAATATGGGCGATTTCTTTGCCCGTCCCTGTGCGGAGACCATCGTAGGCGGCGTACTGGCTTTTTGCCGGGGCATTCATACGCTTACGAAATTGCAATCAGCAAAAGACTGGCAGGGAGAGAAAGTAAGGACCAGCCTCCGGCTGCTGGGCGATCAACAGGCCATTGTGCTGGGCGCCGGTGCTATCGGTCTGCATGTAAAGGAAATGTTGCAGGGTTTTGGTTGCACCGTGCGCATGACGGCCCGCACCAACCCGGCCGCCGATATACACTCCCTTGAAGAACTGATGGCGGCCCTTCCGCAAACCACGCTGCTCATCAATACCCTGCCAGGCAGTGCTGGGAAATATGTGTCGGCAGATATGTTGAATGCCTTGCCGCCGCAGGCCATCTATGCCAGCGTAGGCAGGGGTGAAACAACGGACGAAGAAGCGCTCATAACAGCCCTTAATAATGGCAAACTGGCCGGCGCTGTATTGGATGTTACAGAAGAAGAACCGCTGCCTGTCAATAGCCCTTTGTGGGATATGGACAATGTAATATTGACCCAGCATACCGGTGGCGGCAAAGCCGATGAACTTACCGGCATAGCCCGGCAGTTCATCAGCAACCTTCATCACTTCCTCAAAAAAGAACCCCTCGAAAACCCGGTGGAGCTTTCAAGGGGTTATTAA
- a CDS encoding outer membrane beta-barrel protein, protein MKKCYGLMLACSMLWLPYCLLAQTSPSLSGTVQDKSKKPVTAATVNLLKAVDTTLVKVVLTADDGSFRFDNSKAGTYRISITAIGFAPYISEVITVAEGKLQHLLTVELLAADAGQLNAVTVTGRKPFVERKIDRTVINVDALISNAGTNALEVLDKAPGLLVDQDGNVSMNGKSGVVIFIDDKPTYLNGADLASYLRSLPSGTLESIEIMTNPPAKYDAAGNAGVINIKTKKLKQKGFNGNLSPGYMQGVYPKSFNSLNLNFRNNAFNYFANAGYNYSENFSDLLIQRHYVNDDGSPHSLFSQNSWIKRKNRSGSLRLGVDYTIDKFNAIGLVLNGNTNKGRSIINNKSYLYNAAGALDSLITADNMDERNSSRGSAGLYYRRKYKQTGRELGIDLDYVYNESGAAQLYKNASYRADNTLKGKDDLTGRLPSYINIYSFKADYAHPLANGIKTEAGIKGSLIETNNLAEYYVTIENVTNPDYDKTNHFTYRENINAAYLNFSKEWKRFSMQVGLRGENTIMRGHQLGNAVKPDSAFKRDYINLFPTLYLSYKLDSASNNQLVFSYGKRIQRPNFGNLNPFVSPLDKFTYYVGNPFLQPTIAHKVELSHIYKNKITTTLNYEYYDGDINETIELQGYQYYSRPANVGKSQFLTLSVNASMEPAPWVTINWYGLAQYARFKAKLYTTNLDTSGMNYITNFNSQFRLGKGWSAELLGLYRADLLTTQFVLGDFWTLSGGIQKKILNGKGSIKLTIQDMFYTRLNYGIINNLQNAKGNYRNQGDTRVLGINFTYNFGKTFETRRRSNSSAEQETQRI, encoded by the coding sequence ATGAAAAAATGTTATGGCCTCATGCTGGCATGCAGCATGCTATGGTTACCCTATTGTCTGCTGGCACAAACCAGCCCTTCCCTCAGCGGCACCGTACAGGATAAAAGCAAAAAGCCGGTGACCGCTGCCACCGTTAACCTGCTAAAAGCTGTTGATACAACCCTGGTAAAAGTGGTACTTACTGCTGATGATGGGTCCTTTAGATTTGATAACTCTAAAGCTGGTACCTACCGTATTTCCATTACGGCCATTGGTTTTGCTCCTTATATCAGTGAGGTCATCACCGTTGCTGAAGGTAAGCTGCAGCATTTACTCACGGTCGAGTTGTTGGCGGCTGATGCCGGTCAGCTCAATGCGGTGACCGTTACTGGTCGCAAGCCTTTTGTGGAACGAAAGATAGACAGGACGGTCATCAATGTAGATGCCCTCATTTCCAATGCAGGCACCAATGCGTTGGAAGTGTTGGACAAAGCGCCGGGCTTGTTGGTAGACCAGGATGGGAATGTAAGTATGAATGGCAAATCGGGTGTAGTCATATTCATTGATGACAAACCTACTTACCTCAACGGCGCCGACCTGGCTTCTTACCTGAGGTCCCTGCCCTCCGGTACACTGGAATCCATTGAGATCATGACCAACCCGCCTGCCAAATACGATGCGGCCGGCAATGCCGGCGTGATTAACATCAAGACAAAGAAGCTGAAACAAAAAGGGTTCAATGGGAATTTGTCTCCCGGCTATATGCAGGGTGTTTATCCCAAAAGCTTCAATAGCCTTAACCTTAACTTCCGCAACAATGCATTTAACTATTTTGCCAACGCGGGATACAATTACAGCGAAAACTTCAGCGACCTGCTCATTCAGCGGCACTATGTAAACGATGACGGAAGCCCGCATTCCCTGTTCTCCCAGAATTCCTGGATCAAAAGAAAAAACCGGTCCGGATCACTGAGGCTGGGGGTTGATTACACCATAGATAAGTTCAATGCCATCGGCCTGGTATTGAATGGTAATACCAATAAGGGACGCAGCATAATAAACAATAAGAGTTATTTATACAATGCAGCAGGCGCACTGGATTCTTTGATCACGGCAGATAACATGGATGAGCGCAACTCCAGCCGTGGCAGTGCAGGGCTCTACTACCGGCGTAAATACAAGCAAACCGGCAGGGAGCTGGGAATTGACCTGGATTATGTGTACAATGAGTCCGGTGCTGCCCAGTTGTACAAAAATGCCAGCTACCGGGCTGATAATACCCTCAAGGGAAAAGATGACCTTACCGGCAGATTGCCTTCTTATATTAATATCTATTCTTTCAAAGCCGATTATGCGCATCCGCTTGCCAATGGCATTAAAACGGAAGCGGGTATAAAAGGCAGTTTGATTGAAACCAATAACCTGGCGGAATATTATGTGACCATAGAAAATGTGACCAATCCCGATTATGACAAGACCAATCACTTTACATACCGGGAGAACATCAATGCGGCCTATCTCAACTTCAGCAAAGAATGGAAACGCTTCAGTATGCAGGTGGGCTTGCGTGGCGAAAATACCATCATGCGTGGGCACCAGTTGGGTAATGCTGTAAAACCGGATTCAGCTTTTAAGCGGGATTACATCAACCTGTTCCCGACCCTATACCTGTCTTATAAACTGGATTCGGCGTCCAACAATCAGCTTGTCTTTTCTTACGGCAAGCGGATACAGCGTCCCAATTTTGGCAACCTGAACCCGTTTGTTTCACCGTTGGATAAGTTTACCTACTATGTAGGCAATCCTTTCCTGCAGCCTACCATTGCTCATAAAGTGGAGTTGTCGCATATTTACAAAAACAAGATCACTACCACCCTGAACTATGAATACTATGATGGAGACATCAACGAAACCATAGAATTACAGGGTTATCAGTATTACAGCCGGCCGGCCAATGTGGGCAAAAGCCAGTTCCTCACGCTCTCTGTGAATGCCAGTATGGAGCCGGCTCCCTGGGTTACTATCAACTGGTATGGTTTGGCTCAGTATGCCCGTTTTAAAGCGAAACTATATACTACCAACCTCGATACCAGTGGTATGAACTATATCACCAACTTCAACAGCCAGTTCAGGCTGGGCAAAGGATGGTCGGCAGAATTGCTGGGACTGTACCGGGCCGATTTACTCACCACCCAGTTTGTACTGGGCGATTTCTGGACCCTGAGTGGCGGCATTCAGAAAAAGATATTGAACGGTAAAGGATCCATAAAACTAACCATACAGGATATGTTCTATACCCGCCTCAACTATGGTATCATCAACAACCTGCAAAATGCCAAAGGCAATTATCGCAACCAGGGCGATACCCGTGTATTGGGCATTAACTTCACTTATAACTTCGGCAAAACCTTTGAAACCCGCAGGCGCAGCAATAGCAGTGCGGAGCAGGAAACGCAAAGGATATAA
- a CDS encoding DUF4214 domain-containing protein, with protein MSPLFHRTLFTFAIGATLLLGCRKSFNTQLPETSLGEKQFNSSFSTLDMPEYLTEEYNLPIRVDSNFKWGVSGHPLTQEPYLNNHALQADLIKELNASYYRIDISHNADGEVNNLSYFNAIITQTAAKNIQLIPIIFPPDTATLYSYTVSEAETKGYLLGKGFASRYKQYFNYYQLGNEEDSKLLPTVSTPAGTLISDYSRTDRVPIWLSFLRGMITGVKEEDPTAKTIVTNGGWYHYGYFLLLDSAGIDYDILGYHWYSGIPDYLNILNTLQTTFASKEVWFTEVNVQDSTILVTPTLHRKRIEDLISHLDQRSNVKAFFIYELFDEDQHFDPDEPNIEDIFGLIDWTVPYVYTNFTYKEGYKMYKFKIEETKHGFEDFIYSLYTFANHRAPDPGGLTYWTNRLASSRDVPAIVNEFLGVEFYGAFVEEQYQLLLDRVADPTGKTYWTNRLMTDMSRENVIATFCSDTEFWTLSGSTNSGFIDRAFQKLFDRAPASADVTYWTQRLTTGTTRMTMIEEMIHNEEYLHIFVRAQYNFLLRRNGNVDPVSENWAVGLMQDGMTQRGFIKTLFYSKEFWERGVQEGYVRNNPPYQF; from the coding sequence ATGTCTCCGTTATTCCATCGTACCCTATTTACCTTTGCCATTGGCGCCACCCTCCTTTTAGGTTGCCGGAAAAGTTTCAACACCCAGTTGCCGGAAACATCCCTCGGGGAGAAGCAGTTTAACAGCAGCTTCAGTACCCTGGATATGCCGGAATATCTTACTGAAGAATACAATTTGCCCATCAGGGTGGACAGTAATTTTAAATGGGGTGTCAGCGGCCACCCACTGACGCAGGAACCCTACCTCAATAACCATGCGCTCCAGGCAGACCTGATCAAAGAGCTCAATGCATCTTATTACAGGATAGATATATCACATAATGCAGATGGAGAAGTCAATAATCTTTCCTATTTCAATGCTATCATTACACAAACCGCCGCTAAGAATATACAACTCATACCGATTATCTTTCCCCCGGATACCGCAACCTTGTATAGTTATACCGTTTCTGAAGCGGAAACAAAGGGCTATCTGTTGGGTAAAGGATTTGCCTCCCGGTATAAGCAATATTTCAACTATTATCAATTAGGCAATGAAGAGGACAGCAAACTTTTACCTACTGTCAGCACGCCGGCGGGCACGCTGATATCGGATTACAGCAGGACCGACCGCGTTCCTATCTGGTTAAGTTTTTTAAGAGGGATGATCACAGGCGTTAAAGAAGAAGATCCTACGGCCAAAACAATTGTCACGAATGGAGGCTGGTACCATTATGGCTATTTTTTACTGTTGGATAGCGCCGGTATTGATTATGACATTCTTGGCTATCACTGGTATAGCGGAATCCCGGATTATCTGAATATTTTAAATACCCTGCAAACTACGTTTGCCTCGAAGGAAGTATGGTTTACTGAGGTCAATGTACAGGATTCTACTATTTTGGTGACACCCACTTTACACCGTAAAAGAATTGAAGACCTGATCTCGCACCTGGATCAACGTAGCAATGTTAAAGCGTTTTTTATATATGAGCTTTTTGACGAGGATCAGCATTTTGATCCGGATGAACCCAATATTGAAGATATCTTTGGTCTAATAGACTGGACTGTCCCTTATGTATATACCAATTTCACCTATAAAGAGGGGTATAAGATGTACAAATTCAAGATTGAAGAAACCAAACACGGGTTTGAGGACTTTATTTATTCTTTGTACACTTTCGCCAACCACCGTGCCCCTGATCCCGGCGGTCTTACTTATTGGACCAACAGGTTAGCCTCCTCCCGGGATGTGCCAGCCATTGTGAATGAATTTTTGGGAGTAGAGTTTTACGGTGCTTTTGTGGAAGAACAATACCAGTTATTATTGGACAGGGTGGCCGACCCTACAGGTAAAACCTACTGGACCAACAGGCTGATGACCGATATGTCGAGGGAGAATGTAATTGCCACTTTCTGTAGCGATACAGAGTTCTGGACATTATCAGGATCAACGAACAGCGGATTTATAGACCGGGCTTTCCAGAAGTTGTTTGACCGGGCGCCGGCATCAGCAGATGTTACTTATTGGACACAACGGTTAACTACCGGAACAACGCGGATGACGATGATCGAAGAGATGATCCATAACGAGGAATACCTGCACATTTTTGTGCGCGCCCAGTATAATTTCCTGCTGAGAAGAAATGGGAATGTAGACCCCGTTTCTGAAAACTGGGCAGTAGGTCTGATGCAGGATGGCATGACCCAACGGGGCTTTATAAAGACATTATTTTACAGCAAAGAATTCTGGGAGCGTGGAGTACAGGAAGGTTATGTAAGGAATAACCCACCATACCAGTTTTAG